One segment of Pseudodesulfovibrio sp. 5S69 DNA contains the following:
- a CDS encoding (Fe-S)-binding protein has protein sequence MQRKTTCNGSEFLADYNFSNCLVCGTCANVCPTTGAPGLDGLDARKVMRMLANGLIEEVVASAFPWLCTGCGRCTGACPGGIDITSLMGKLKGLRPRDQVPGSLHKGMVNNLETGNNLAIPQQEYFESMADLGNELAEEECPGFYVPIDKQGADTLFFPNSKEVYGDFEDQFWWWKIFYAARENWTVPGKNWEAVDWALFTGNEEGNKELARRKIEYMKEHDIRRMIMPDCGGGSYGARKGMARLAEENPANRVDFLYLYDYLIEVIRDGRIKLDKSVHAGRKFTFHDSCKHGRELQRTFGKGYFEEPRWIMQQCVDDFVELTPNREKNYCCGAGGGLWPLPYEKQSAWHARIKQQQIEDSGADVVVVGCSNCRDQLMRRIPKFYQDRKYEVKYLWQLVAEALVIEPWDRERVERAEAEAAAQWKSLGVELD, from the coding sequence ATGCAACGTAAAACGACGTGCAACGGCTCGGAATTCCTGGCCGACTATAATTTCTCCAATTGCCTGGTCTGCGGCACCTGCGCCAACGTCTGCCCGACCACCGGCGCGCCGGGGCTGGACGGCCTGGATGCGCGCAAGGTCATGCGCATGCTGGCCAACGGGCTGATCGAAGAAGTCGTGGCCTCGGCCTTCCCCTGGTTGTGCACGGGCTGCGGCCGGTGCACCGGGGCCTGTCCCGGCGGCATCGACATCACCTCGCTCATGGGCAAGCTCAAGGGGCTCCGGCCCCGCGACCAGGTGCCGGGCTCCCTGCACAAGGGCATGGTCAACAACCTGGAGACCGGCAACAACCTGGCCATCCCGCAGCAGGAGTATTTCGAATCCATGGCCGACCTGGGCAACGAACTGGCCGAGGAGGAATGCCCCGGCTTTTACGTGCCCATCGACAAACAGGGCGCGGACACCCTGTTCTTCCCCAACTCCAAGGAAGTGTACGGTGACTTCGAGGACCAGTTCTGGTGGTGGAAGATCTTCTACGCGGCCAGGGAGAACTGGACCGTGCCCGGCAAGAACTGGGAGGCCGTGGACTGGGCCCTGTTCACCGGCAACGAGGAAGGCAACAAGGAGCTGGCCCGGCGCAAGATCGAGTACATGAAGGAGCACGACATCCGGCGGATGATCATGCCGGACTGCGGCGGCGGCTCCTACGGGGCGCGCAAGGGCATGGCCAGACTGGCCGAGGAGAACCCGGCGAACCGGGTGGATTTCCTCTACCTCTATGACTACCTCATCGAGGTCATCCGCGACGGCCGCATCAAGCTCGACAAGTCGGTGCACGCGGGCCGCAAATTCACCTTCCACGACTCCTGCAAACACGGCCGCGAGTTGCAGCGCACCTTCGGCAAGGGGTATTTCGAGGAACCGCGCTGGATCATGCAACAGTGCGTGGACGACTTCGTGGAGCTGACCCCCAACCGCGAGAAGAACTACTGCTGCGGCGCGGGCGGCGGCCTGTGGCCCCTGCCCTATGAGAAACAATCGGCCTGGCACGCCCGGATCAAGCAGCAGCAGATCGAGGACAGCGGGGCCGACGTGGTGGTCGTGGGCTGCTCCAACTGCCGCGACCAGCTCATGCGCCGCATCCCCAAGTTCTACCAGGACCGCAAGTACGAGGTGAAATACCTCTGGCAGTTGGTGGCCGAGGCCCTGGTCATCGAGCCGTGGGACCGGGAGCGCGTCGAGCGGGCCGAAGCCGAGGCCGCGGCCCAGTGGAAATCCTTGGGTGTGGAGCTCGACTGA
- the glpB gene encoding glycerol-3-phosphate dehydrogenase subunit GlpB: MSGNTHDVMVIGAGFAGMAAALFAAQAGLSVAQSGVTGGIDFSTGFIDLMGVHPVAEGVRWDDPWAAVEAVSRDCSKHPYARMNRPDMEAAIDGFTDFLASQGLEYTGHADRNCRALTPAGTVKRTWRVPRTAWKGVLALESAAPTVIVDFHGLKGFSGRQLVEMRKATWPGLRTARVTFPRGSGELYPEHMAWALADPKYRAKLAEAVAPHLGDAEYLGFPAVLGLVDPGRVVAHLEELTGRQVFEIPTIPPSIAGPRLRGAFDRGLPPLGVRTLSQATVTEAGMDRDGFRFVVGRGGGKTEVRAGAAILATGRFFGKGLMADRHAIREAVFDLPVVQPETREQWHDREFFNARGHAANASGLEVDELFRPLARDGRPAHERLFAAGAILAHQDWMRMKCGAGLAITSAWRAVQGLRQGVD, translated from the coding sequence GTGAGCGGGAACACCCATGACGTCATGGTCATCGGCGCGGGGTTTGCGGGCATGGCGGCCGCCCTGTTCGCGGCCCAGGCCGGGCTGTCCGTGGCCCAGTCCGGGGTCACCGGCGGGATCGACTTCAGCACCGGGTTCATCGACCTGATGGGCGTGCACCCCGTGGCCGAGGGTGTCCGCTGGGACGACCCATGGGCGGCGGTCGAGGCCGTGTCCAGGGACTGCTCGAAGCATCCCTACGCCCGCATGAACCGGCCGGACATGGAAGCGGCCATCGACGGGTTCACGGATTTTCTGGCCTCCCAGGGGCTTGAGTACACCGGCCACGCGGACCGCAACTGCCGTGCGCTGACCCCGGCGGGCACGGTCAAGCGCACCTGGCGCGTTCCGCGCACGGCCTGGAAGGGCGTGCTCGCCCTGGAGAGCGCGGCGCCCACGGTCATCGTGGATTTCCACGGCCTCAAAGGGTTCAGCGGCCGCCAACTGGTCGAGATGCGCAAAGCCACCTGGCCCGGCCTGCGCACCGCACGCGTGACCTTTCCACGAGGTAGCGGCGAGCTCTACCCCGAGCACATGGCCTGGGCTCTGGCCGACCCCAAGTACCGGGCCAAGCTGGCCGAGGCCGTGGCCCCGCACCTGGGGGACGCCGAGTACCTGGGCTTCCCGGCCGTGCTCGGGCTGGTCGATCCGGGCCGGGTCGTCGCCCATCTGGAGGAACTGACCGGCAGGCAGGTCTTCGAAATCCCGACCATCCCGCCGTCCATCGCGGGCCCGAGACTGCGCGGTGCCTTTGACCGGGGCCTGCCCCCGCTCGGCGTGCGCACCCTGTCCCAGGCCACCGTGACCGAGGCCGGGATGGACCGGGACGGCTTCCGCTTCGTGGTCGGCCGGGGCGGCGGCAAGACCGAGGTCCGCGCCGGGGCCGCCATCCTGGCCACGGGCCGCTTCTTCGGCAAGGGGCTCATGGCGGACCGCCACGCCATCCGCGAGGCGGTCTTCGACCTGCCTGTGGTCCAGCCCGAGACCAGGGAACAGTGGCATGACCGGGAATTCTTCAACGCCAGGGGCCATGCGGCCAACGCGTCCGGCCTGGAGGTCGACGAGCTGTTCCGGCCGCTCGCCCGGGACGGGCGGCCCGCGCACGAACGGCTCTTCGCGGCCGGGGCCATCCTCGCCCATCAGGACTGGATGCGCATGAAGTGCGGGGCCGGGCTGGCCATCACCTCGGCCTGGCGCGCCGTACAGGGGCTGAGGCAGGGAGTCGATTAA
- a CDS encoding 4Fe-4S dicluster domain-containing protein: MDFLDIGLFLASVVCVAFMVRRVARWRSGPGGERPFRGRGTAKRLPSGIKAVVLDVLLLGRTARTGPLRWLAHCLVFYGFMGLLLFHAMGGLVTANLFPGYEPTLDPWQFLRDLLGGLVLIGLALMVLRRVRDRRLRALTRFQDWALLFVVGGIVGSGFLLEASKIISPAMFDSMVAEYGVYDGGPETTALKAAWADRFGVVFSSDRLVTPQRVKLGLEVNEESCAACHSDTASAFIARPLAAALAPLAPAMNRSRADRVFWYVHILFCLVGLAALPYAKFLHPLATPANLAVRAGRRDDDRPGGVAARGLGLDACTRCGECSLHCSVAPSFAVLGNPDILPSEKLASLKAFRDGELSGLGLERFAEGSRICTECLRCTDICSAGINLQDLWLASKPDAAVSVPDPNQAVRAMTVAARSAICCRIEPEGLADNRESFWACVQCTTCTSVCPVVAVSDDPSRDLDLLPQQVMNLLRMGLKDETLGARMVWSCTTCYKCQEHCPQDIRVADVLYELRNTAAARLRQTEGGEG; encoded by the coding sequence ATGGATTTTTTGGACATCGGTTTGTTTCTCGCCTCCGTGGTCTGCGTCGCCTTCATGGTTCGCAGGGTGGCCCGGTGGCGGTCCGGTCCGGGCGGCGAACGCCCCTTCCGGGGACGGGGAACGGCCAAGCGGCTCCCGTCCGGGATCAAGGCCGTTGTCCTGGATGTCCTCCTGCTCGGGCGCACGGCCCGGACCGGTCCGTTGCGCTGGCTGGCCCACTGCCTGGTCTTCTACGGCTTCATGGGGTTGCTCCTGTTCCACGCCATGGGCGGCCTGGTCACGGCCAACCTCTTTCCCGGCTACGAGCCCACCCTCGATCCCTGGCAGTTCCTGCGCGACCTGCTGGGCGGGCTGGTCCTCATCGGGCTGGCCCTCATGGTCCTGCGCCGCGTGCGCGACCGGCGGCTCCGGGCGCTGACCCGATTCCAGGATTGGGCCCTGCTTTTCGTGGTCGGCGGTATCGTCGGGTCCGGGTTCCTGCTTGAGGCTTCCAAGATCATCTCCCCGGCAATGTTCGATTCCATGGTCGCCGAATACGGCGTCTATGACGGCGGGCCCGAGACCACCGCGCTCAAGGCGGCCTGGGCCGACCGCTTCGGCGTGGTCTTCTCGTCCGACCGACTGGTCACTCCGCAGCGGGTCAAGCTCGGGCTCGAGGTCAACGAAGAGAGCTGCGCGGCCTGCCACAGCGACACGGCCTCGGCCTTCATCGCCCGGCCCCTGGCTGCGGCACTGGCGCCCCTGGCCCCGGCCATGAACCGCAGCCGGGCGGACCGCGTCTTCTGGTACGTGCACATCCTTTTCTGTCTGGTCGGGCTGGCGGCCCTGCCTTACGCCAAGTTCCTGCACCCCCTGGCCACCCCGGCCAACCTGGCCGTGCGCGCCGGGCGGCGCGATGACGACCGGCCGGGCGGCGTCGCGGCCCGAGGCCTGGGGCTGGACGCCTGCACGCGCTGCGGCGAGTGCTCCCTGCATTGCAGCGTGGCCCCGTCCTTCGCCGTCCTGGGCAACCCGGACATCCTGCCCTCGGAAAAGCTCGCCTCCCTCAAGGCGTTTCGGGACGGCGAACTGTCCGGCCTGGGGCTGGAGCGGTTCGCCGAGGGCAGCCGCATCTGCACCGAGTGTCTGCGCTGCACCGACATCTGCTCGGCGGGCATCAACCTCCAGGACCTGTGGCTGGCCTCCAAGCCGGACGCGGCCGTGTCCGTCCCGGACCCGAACCAGGCGGTCCGGGCCATGACCGTCGCCGCCCGCAGCGCCATCTGCTGCCGCATCGAGCCCGAGGGGCTGGCCGACAACCGCGAGTCGTTCTGGGCCTGCGTGCAGTGCACCACCTGCACCAGCGTCTGCCCGGTGGTGGCGGTCAGCGACGACCCGTCGCGCGACCTGGATCTGCTCCCCCAGCAGGTCATGAACCTGCTGCGTATGGGGCTCAAGGACGAGACGCTCGGGGCGCGCATGGTCTGGAGCTGCACCACCTGTTACAAGTGCCAGGAGCACTGCCCGCAGGACATCCGCGTGGCCGACGTGCTTTATGAACTGCGCAACACCGCGGCCGCCAGGCTGCGCCAGACCGAAGGCGGGGAGGGCTGA
- a CDS encoding CoB--CoM heterodisulfide reductase iron-sulfur subunit B family protein — MRYAYFPGCKIPHHLPHYGTSVRAVCRALDVELVDIEFNCCGYPVRHESELASVFSAARNFALAERAGLPIMTPCKCCFGNLKYAVSRLHENAALAGEVERLLAREGLALPQRMEVRHLLTVLDRDVGAGTLAERVVSPLYGLKVACHYGCHALRPGKVTGFDDPLAPTVFERVISALGAETVDWALRLECCGHPLRGRDEVISESLMRRKLESADGAGAQVLATACTYCQLQFDVERDRQPYKSPWRAMVPAVLVSQLVGKALGLDETQLGLRGNRIRPPKSVLSEDVS; from the coding sequence ATGCGCTACGCCTATTTCCCGGGGTGCAAGATTCCCCACCACCTGCCCCACTACGGCACCTCGGTCCGGGCGGTCTGCCGGGCCCTGGACGTGGAGTTGGTGGACATCGAATTCAACTGCTGCGGCTACCCGGTGCGCCACGAGAGTGAGCTGGCGTCCGTGTTTTCGGCGGCGCGCAATTTCGCCCTGGCCGAACGGGCAGGGCTGCCGATCATGACCCCGTGCAAGTGCTGCTTCGGCAACCTCAAATACGCGGTCTCGCGCCTGCACGAGAATGCGGCCCTGGCCGGCGAGGTGGAGCGGCTGCTGGCCCGAGAGGGATTGGCCTTGCCGCAGCGCATGGAGGTTCGCCATCTGCTGACCGTGCTGGACCGCGACGTGGGAGCGGGAACGCTGGCCGAGCGGGTGGTCTCGCCCCTGTACGGGCTGAAAGTCGCCTGCCACTACGGTTGCCATGCGCTCAGACCGGGCAAGGTCACCGGGTTTGACGACCCGCTGGCCCCCACCGTGTTCGAGCGGGTGATCAGCGCCCTGGGGGCCGAGACCGTGGACTGGGCCCTGCGCCTGGAGTGCTGCGGCCATCCCCTGCGCGGGCGCGATGAGGTCATCAGTGAATCGTTGATGCGCCGCAAGCTGGAGAGCGCGGACGGGGCCGGGGCACAGGTCCTGGCCACGGCCTGCACCTATTGCCAGCTCCAGTTCGACGTGGAGCGGGACCGGCAGCCCTATAAGAGCCCCTGGCGGGCCATGGTCCCGGCCGTACTGGTCAGCCAACTGGTCGGCAAGGCTTTGGGGTTGGACGAGACGCAGCTGGGCCTGCGGGGCAACCGCATCCGCCCGCCCAAATCGGTTTTGTCGGAAGACGTTTCGTGA
- a CDS encoding iron-containing alcohol dehydrogenase, with protein sequence MQFTFATASKILFATGAARRIPELAGTLGSRPCLVTGGHPERAQWLIDGLTQTLREPLVVPVSGEPDTEGAAKAAEAAREAGCDVVIGLGGGSVMDTAKVVAALITNTDDIYEYLEVVGRGKPLDKRPVPLITAPTTSGTGSEVTANGVLLSREHGVKVSLRSTAMIADLAVVDPQLAASMPPQVTAATGMDALTQLLEAFVTRKGTPMTDALCREGLMRAATALPLAFEDGEDMSAREDMALAALLSGICLANAGLGAVHGFAAPIGGRSHAPHGAVCAALLPHVMEANLRALRERDPDSPSLHAYREVAVMLTADVACDAEDGAAWVRELCEDLSIPTLGELGVERGDFGLLADLAAKASSMRGNPVELTRDELIGILEKAW encoded by the coding sequence ATGCAGTTCACCTTTGCCACGGCCTCGAAAATCCTCTTTGCAACCGGCGCGGCCCGGCGCATCCCGGAGCTGGCCGGGACCCTGGGCAGCCGTCCCTGCCTGGTCACGGGCGGTCATCCCGAGCGCGCCCAATGGCTTATCGACGGGTTGACGCAAACCCTGCGTGAACCGCTGGTCGTGCCGGTCTCCGGCGAACCGGACACCGAGGGCGCGGCCAAGGCCGCCGAGGCGGCCCGCGAGGCGGGCTGCGACGTGGTCATCGGGCTGGGCGGCGGCTCGGTCATGGACACGGCCAAGGTCGTGGCCGCGCTGATCACCAACACGGACGACATCTATGAATACCTGGAGGTCGTCGGCCGGGGGAAGCCGCTGGACAAGCGACCCGTGCCCCTGATCACCGCACCGACCACCTCGGGCACGGGCTCCGAGGTCACGGCCAACGGCGTGCTCCTCAGCCGTGAGCATGGGGTCAAGGTCAGCCTGCGCTCCACCGCGATGATCGCGGACCTGGCCGTGGTAGACCCGCAGTTGGCGGCGTCCATGCCGCCCCAGGTCACGGCGGCCACGGGCATGGACGCCCTGACCCAGCTCCTGGAGGCCTTCGTCACCCGCAAGGGTACGCCCATGACCGACGCCCTGTGCCGGGAGGGGCTCATGCGCGCGGCCACGGCCCTGCCCCTGGCCTTCGAGGACGGAGAGGACATGTCGGCCCGCGAGGACATGGCCCTGGCCGCCCTGCTGTCCGGCATCTGCCTGGCCAACGCGGGGCTCGGCGCGGTGCACGGATTCGCCGCCCCCATCGGCGGCAGAAGCCACGCGCCCCACGGCGCGGTCTGCGCCGCCCTGCTGCCCCACGTCATGGAGGCCAACCTGCGCGCCCTGCGCGAGCGCGACCCCGACTCCCCGTCCCTGCACGCCTACCGCGAGGTCGCGGTCATGCTGACCGCGGACGTGGCCTGCGACGCCGAGGACGGCGCGGCCTGGGTGCGCGAACTGTGCGAAGATCTGTCCATCCCCACCCTCGGGGAGCTGGGCGTCGAGCGCGGGGACTTCGGCCTGCTGGCCGATCTGGCGGCCAAGGCGAGCAGCATGCGGGGCAACCCCGTGGAGTTGACCCGCGACGAATTGATCGGGATTCTGGAGAAGGCCTGGTAG
- the glpK gene encoding glycerol kinase GlpK, producing the protein MARYVGAVDSGTTSSRFIIFDERGRIVGQDQKEHRQIYPRPGWVEHDPMEIWHNTGEVIRGALTKSGLKGGDLAAIGITNQRETTVVWDRCTGEPFYNAIVWQCTRTHDICKGLTEEGGQDRFREATGLPVATYFSGPKIRWILDNVPEAKAAADRGDALFGTIETWIIWWLTGGPKGGAHVTDVTNASRTMLMDLKTLAWDEEIMKILGVPMSGLARIVPSSDEGTWGPTSESGPLGARVPVCGAVGDQQAALVGQTCFAPGQAKNTYGTGCFLLMHTGHEPIQSRHGLITTLAYQFSNRKPSYCLEGSIAIAGALVQWLRDNLKMFESAPEIEALAAKVEDTGGSYIVPAFSGLYAPYWRPDARGVMVGLTRYINRNHIARAVLEATAYQTKDIVEAMNRDSGVELKSLKADGGMVYNELLMQFQSDILNVPVVRPKVAETTCLGAAYAAGIASGFWSGREELYNNWEEDKTWQPNMDEKDRAEKYAGWKKAVERTLGWVE; encoded by the coding sequence ATGGCCAGATACGTCGGAGCCGTCGACTCGGGAACCACCAGCAGCCGGTTCATCATCTTTGACGAGCGGGGCCGCATCGTCGGCCAGGACCAGAAGGAGCACCGCCAGATCTACCCCAGGCCCGGCTGGGTGGAGCACGACCCCATGGAGATTTGGCACAACACCGGGGAGGTCATCCGGGGCGCACTGACCAAGTCCGGGCTCAAAGGGGGCGACCTGGCCGCCATCGGCATCACCAACCAGCGCGAGACCACCGTGGTCTGGGACCGCTGTACGGGCGAGCCCTTCTACAACGCCATCGTCTGGCAGTGCACCCGGACCCACGACATATGCAAGGGGTTGACCGAGGAGGGCGGCCAGGACCGCTTCCGCGAGGCCACCGGCCTGCCCGTGGCGACCTACTTTTCCGGCCCCAAGATCCGTTGGATTCTCGACAACGTGCCCGAGGCCAAGGCGGCCGCGGACCGGGGCGACGCCCTGTTCGGGACCATCGAGACCTGGATCATCTGGTGGTTGACCGGCGGGCCCAAGGGGGGGGCGCACGTGACCGACGTGACCAACGCCAGCCGGACCATGCTCATGGACTTGAAGACCCTGGCCTGGGACGAGGAGATCATGAAGATCCTGGGCGTGCCCATGAGCGGGCTGGCCCGCATCGTGCCCTCGTCCGACGAAGGGACCTGGGGGCCGACCTCGGAGAGCGGCCCTCTGGGCGCGCGCGTGCCGGTCTGCGGCGCGGTGGGCGACCAGCAGGCCGCCCTGGTGGGCCAGACCTGCTTCGCGCCCGGCCAGGCCAAGAACACCTACGGCACCGGCTGCTTCCTGCTCATGCACACCGGGCACGAGCCCATCCAGTCCCGGCACGGGCTGATCACCACCCTGGCCTACCAGTTCTCCAACCGCAAGCCGTCCTACTGCCTGGAAGGGTCCATCGCCATCGCCGGGGCCCTGGTCCAGTGGCTGCGCGACAACCTCAAGATGTTCGAGTCCGCGCCCGAGATCGAGGCCCTGGCCGCCAAGGTCGAGGACACCGGCGGTTCGTACATCGTGCCAGCCTTCTCCGGCCTGTACGCCCCGTACTGGCGGCCCGACGCGCGCGGCGTCATGGTCGGGCTGACCCGGTACATCAACCGCAACCACATCGCCCGGGCCGTGCTCGAAGCCACGGCCTACCAGACCAAGGACATCGTCGAGGCCATGAACCGGGATTCGGGCGTGGAGCTCAAGTCCCTCAAAGCGGACGGCGGCATGGTCTACAACGAACTGCTCATGCAGTTCCAGTCCGATATCCTCAACGTGCCGGTGGTCCGCCCCAAGGTGGCCGAGACCACCTGCCTGGGCGCGGCCTATGCCGCGGGCATCGCCTCGGGCTTCTGGTCCGGGCGCGAGGAGCTCTACAACAACTGGGAAGAGGACAAGACCTGGCAGCCGAACATGGACGAGAAGGACCGCGCCGAGAAGTACGCCGGGTGGAAGAAGGCCGTCGAGCGGACCCTGGGTTGGGTGGAGTAG
- the glpA gene encoding anaerobic glycerol-3-phosphate dehydrogenase subunit A, with translation MEIMETRVLILGGGATGTGLARDLALRGVDCLLAERRDINAGASGGNHGLLHSGARYVASDAAAAIECREEGELLKRLAPQCIEDTGGLFVAVQGDDENYIANFESMCAASTVPTRPLDLAEARHLEPALSDRLIAAYATEDASVDPFMLSLDNLAQAVDKGARYLRNAKLVGFEMDGGRIARSVFLNQTAGERFAIEAEIVVNATGAWAGMVAALAGAHIDILYSSGSLLVTQDRLTTRVVNRLRKAADSDILVPGGTVSVLGTTSVTIDSPDLCRPTVAEADAIIDDARAMIPVLETTRYIRAYAGVRPLVMVAGVGDARSVSRNFSLIDHEKDDVDNFVTITGGKLTTYRLMAERTGDLVCAKLGVDAPCTTRIEPLPASTRGEWTEPGLGPRRWIGERDGDDIILCECEMVSRKAVNQIIDGMDGQYGSSLLNGIGLRSRVGKGPCQGGFCGLRVTGHLYDEGYVSGLRGVHEMHAFTRRRWRGLRPVLWGLPLVQADLQEALYCGALDLELEADARDDGGDL, from the coding sequence ATGGAGATCATGGAAACCCGGGTACTCATACTCGGCGGCGGGGCGACCGGAACCGGCCTGGCCCGCGACCTGGCCCTGCGGGGCGTGGACTGCCTGCTGGCCGAGCGCCGCGACATCAACGCGGGGGCCTCGGGCGGCAACCACGGGCTGCTGCACAGCGGGGCGCGCTACGTCGCCTCGGACGCGGCCGCGGCCATTGAGTGCCGGGAAGAGGGGGAGCTGCTCAAGCGGCTGGCCCCCCAGTGTATCGAGGACACGGGCGGACTGTTCGTGGCCGTTCAAGGCGACGACGAAAACTATATCGCGAATTTCGAGTCCATGTGCGCGGCCAGCACCGTGCCCACCCGTCCCCTGGACCTCGCCGAGGCCCGCCACCTGGAGCCCGCGCTGTCGGACAGGCTGATCGCGGCCTACGCCACCGAGGACGCGTCCGTGGACCCGTTCATGCTCTCGCTCGACAACCTGGCCCAGGCCGTGGACAAGGGCGCGCGCTACCTGCGCAACGCCAAGCTGGTGGGGTTCGAGATGGACGGCGGGCGCATAGCCCGCTCCGTTTTCCTGAACCAGACGGCCGGTGAGCGGTTCGCGATCGAGGCCGAGATCGTGGTCAACGCCACGGGCGCCTGGGCCGGCATGGTCGCCGCTCTGGCCGGGGCACACATCGACATCCTCTATTCCTCGGGCAGCCTGCTGGTCACCCAGGACCGGCTGACCACGCGCGTGGTCAACCGGCTGCGCAAGGCCGCGGACTCGGACATCCTGGTCCCCGGCGGCACGGTCTCGGTCCTCGGGACCACCTCGGTGACCATCGATTCGCCCGACCTGTGTCGCCCGACCGTGGCCGAGGCCGACGCCATCATCGACGACGCCCGGGCCATGATCCCGGTGCTGGAGACCACGCGCTACATCCGGGCCTATGCCGGGGTGCGGCCCCTGGTGATGGTGGCCGGGGTCGGCGATGCGCGCAGCGTGAGCCGCAATTTTTCGCTCATCGACCACGAGAAGGACGATGTGGACAACTTCGTGACCATCACCGGCGGCAAGCTGACCACCTACCGGCTCATGGCCGAGCGCACCGGGGATTTGGTCTGCGCCAAGCTCGGCGTGGACGCGCCCTGCACCACCCGCATCGAGCCGCTGCCCGCCTCGACCAGGGGCGAGTGGACCGAGCCCGGCCTCGGGCCCCGGCGCTGGATCGGCGAGCGCGACGGGGACGACATCATCCTGTGCGAGTGCGAGATGGTCTCGCGCAAGGCGGTCAACCAGATCATCGACGGCATGGACGGCCAGTACGGCTCCTCCCTGCTGAACGGCATCGGACTGCGCAGCCGCGTGGGCAAAGGGCCGTGCCAGGGCGGGTTTTGCGGCCTGCGCGTCACCGGCCACCTGTACGACGAGGGCTATGTCTCCGGCCTCAGGGGCGTGCACGAGATGCACGCCTTCACCCGCAGGCGCTGGCGCGGCCTGAGGCCGGTGCTCTGGGGGCTGCCCCTGGTCCAGGCCGACCTCCAGGAGGCCCTGTACTGCGGGGCCCTGGACCTGGAGCTGGAAGCGGACGCGCGCGACGACGGGGGGGACCTGTGA
- a CDS encoding acyltransferase family protein produces MTSEARSAGRIPMLDVARFLGMFLVYYGHAVERIMYLQSPVATAQYKFIYSFHMPFFFLLAGFTLAPEKSRLRVGRFLKRLAASRLVPYVAFSALLLGLSLLFAGHFPLLDLTKGEGYLKGLWYTLLGFPLFNVPLWFLATLVVVEIIHFAVGRFLDSNLKIIAAAVACYLGGYYLTLHVMLLPGPTYWLIPEAPVSYAFYLVGVLMRRESVLIGGQPRWRFLAGAGLCLLGVVLTFDLNQGPFRVFQAVVVVASGHGNVLLFPLTALIGSLFLLLAARSVGANRFLMFLGENVLILFCLNGVFYHYFNGPFADWYVRTFPDHWAAVTAVTFGFTVLSLAACLPAIWLLKRYLPQLVGKPRTKGPLLPRLVS; encoded by the coding sequence ATGACGAGCGAAGCGAGATCGGCCGGGCGCATCCCCATGCTGGACGTGGCCCGGTTCCTGGGCATGTTCCTGGTCTACTACGGGCACGCCGTGGAGCGGATCATGTACCTCCAGAGCCCGGTGGCCACGGCCCAGTACAAGTTCATCTACTCCTTCCACATGCCGTTCTTCTTCCTGCTGGCCGGGTTCACCCTGGCCCCGGAAAAATCGCGCCTGCGGGTGGGCCGCTTCCTCAAGCGGCTGGCCGCCTCCCGGCTGGTGCCCTACGTTGCCTTCTCGGCCCTGTTGTTGGGCCTGAGTCTGCTCTTTGCCGGGCATTTCCCGCTGCTCGACCTGACCAAGGGGGAGGGATACCTCAAGGGGCTGTGGTACACGCTCCTGGGTTTCCCCCTGTTCAACGTGCCCCTGTGGTTCCTGGCCACCCTGGTCGTGGTGGAGATCATCCACTTCGCGGTGGGCCGCTTCCTGGACTCCAATCTGAAGATCATCGCGGCGGCCGTGGCCTGCTACCTGGGCGGGTACTACCTGACCCTGCACGTCATGCTCCTGCCCGGACCGACCTACTGGCTCATCCCGGAGGCCCCGGTGTCCTATGCCTTCTATCTGGTGGGGGTGCTCATGCGCAGGGAGTCCGTGCTCATCGGCGGGCAGCCCCGCTGGCGGTTCCTGGCCGGGGCCGGGCTGTGCCTGCTCGGCGTCGTCCTGACCTTCGACCTCAACCAGGGCCCGTTCCGCGTCTTCCAGGCCGTGGTCGTCGTGGCCTCGGGGCACGGCAACGTGCTGCTCTTCCCCCTGACCGCCCTGATAGGGAGCCTGTTCCTGCTGCTGGCGGCCCGGAGCGTCGGGGCCAACCGGTTCCTGATGTTCCTGGGGGAGAACGTGCTCATCCTGTTCTGCCTGAACGGGGTCTTCTACCACTACTTCAACGGCCCGTTCGCGGACTGGTACGTGCGCACCTTCCCGGACCACTGGGCGGCCGTGACCGCCGTGACGTTCGGCTTCACGGTGCTCTCGCTCGCGGCCTGCCTGCCCGCCATCTGGCTGCTCAAGCGCTACCTGCCGCAACTGGTGGGCAAGCCTCGCACTAAGGGGCCGTTGCTGCCGCGCCTGGTCTCGTGA